A single window of Syntrophotalea acetylenica DNA harbors:
- the folE2 gene encoding GTP cyclohydrolase FolE2 — protein MNRMRDMQMERDTRNVAIDKVGVKDIHYPIVVMDKNRDQQHTVARINMYVDLPHHFKGTHMSRFVEILNRYRGEITMRNMGELLQAMKDRLNASCAHIEMDFPYFIEKQAPVSKALSLMEYRCCLRGTLAETKDFVLAVEVPLTALCPCSKEISARGAHNQRSSVRVEVRMNKFIWIEDLISWVEECGSAPVYALLKREDEKAVTEQAYDNPMFVEDIVRAVTLRLKATPEITWFRVECENFESIHNHSAYAMVEFPPRCEEG, from the coding sequence ATGAACCGTATGCGCGACATGCAGATGGAGCGCGATACGCGCAACGTCGCCATCGACAAGGTCGGGGTCAAGGACATCCACTACCCCATCGTGGTCATGGACAAAAACAGGGATCAGCAGCACACGGTGGCACGCATCAACATGTACGTCGACTTGCCCCATCACTTCAAGGGGACGCACATGAGCCGATTCGTGGAGATCCTCAACCGGTATCGCGGCGAAATCACCATGCGCAACATGGGGGAGCTTTTGCAAGCAATGAAAGACCGGCTGAATGCCTCCTGCGCCCATATCGAAATGGATTTCCCCTATTTCATCGAGAAGCAGGCGCCAGTATCCAAAGCCCTCAGCCTCATGGAATATCGCTGCTGCCTGCGCGGCACCCTGGCCGAGACCAAGGATTTCGTACTCGCGGTGGAAGTTCCCCTCACTGCCCTGTGCCCCTGCTCCAAGGAGATCAGCGCGCGTGGCGCCCACAATCAGCGCAGCTCCGTCAGGGTGGAGGTGCGCATGAACAAGTTCATCTGGATCGAGGATCTCATCAGCTGGGTCGAGGAATGCGGCAGCGCGCCGGTCTACGCGTTGCTCAAGCGGGAAGACGAGAAGGCCGTCACCGAGCAGGCCTATGACAACCCCATGTTCGTCGAGGATATCGTGCGGGCCGTGACACTCAGGCTCAAGGCGACGCCGGAGATCACCTGGTTCCGGGTGGAGTGCGAAAACTTCGAATCAATCCACAATCATTCAGCCTACGCCATGGTCGAATTTCCGCCTCGCTGCGAAGAGGGCTGA
- the queC gene encoding 7-cyano-7-deazaguanine synthase QueC, translated as MNKKAVVLYSGGLDSTTCLAEARAAGFSPYALSFHYGQRHTVELEKARLYAPRVGAVDHMVIDFDLRRIGGSALTSDQEVPKGRAIDDAIPVTYVPARNTIFLSFALGWAEVLGSFDIFIGVNALDYSGYPDCRPEFVRAFEQLANLATRAGVEGQGKYRVHAPLLHLTKAQIIRRGLDLGVDYALTHSCYDPSPEGLACGLCDSCQLRLKGFAEAGIPDPAAYVREVRR; from the coding sequence ATGAATAAAAAAGCTGTCGTATTGTACAGTGGCGGTCTCGACTCCACCACCTGCCTGGCCGAGGCGCGGGCCGCCGGGTTCTCCCCCTACGCCCTGAGCTTCCACTACGGCCAGCGCCACACCGTGGAACTGGAAAAAGCGCGGCTCTACGCACCCAGGGTCGGCGCCGTTGACCATATGGTGATCGATTTCGACCTGCGCCGCATCGGCGGCAGCGCCCTGACCTCTGACCAGGAAGTCCCCAAGGGGCGCGCCATCGACGACGCCATCCCGGTAACCTACGTGCCGGCGCGTAATACCATTTTCCTTTCCTTCGCCCTGGGCTGGGCCGAAGTGCTCGGTTCCTTTGATATTTTCATCGGCGTCAACGCCCTCGACTACTCCGGCTATCCTGATTGCCGGCCGGAATTCGTCCGCGCTTTCGAACAACTGGCGAATCTCGCCACCAGGGCAGGTGTCGAAGGCCAGGGGAAATACCGCGTCCATGCGCCGCTGCTGCACCTGACCAAGGCACAGATCATCCGCCGCGGACTCGACCTGGGTGTCGATTACGCCCTGACCCACTCCTGTTACGACCCCAGCCCCGAAGGCCTGGCCTGTGGCCTGTGCGATTCCTGCCAGTTGCGGCTCAAAGGGTTTGCTGAAGCCGGCATCCCCGATCCGGCCGCCTATGTTCGGGAGGTGCGGCGATGA
- the pyk gene encoding pyruvate kinase gives MFRHTKIIATIGPSCDTRADIEQLMLAGADVFRLNFSHGEQEHKAHIVRSIRELAEFHQTPVAILGDLQGPKIRTGRMRNGAVTLEKNATTVLTARDIEGDAQHIPVLYSHLAEDVMPGARILLDDGLLELQVLETNAGEVRCRVLTGGILKDRKGVNIPGAGLSVPALTDKDRDDILFALDQGFDFLALSFVRNAADLRQLKSLLQEHNSAMPVVAKIEKPQAVEDFEEILQEADAIMVARGDLGVEISPEQVPLIQKRIICRCHDAGKPVITATQMLESMVHNPRPTRAETSDVANAILDGTDAVMLSGETAAGRYPVQAVEMMVRVANSVERDPLSQQRLFNNFPPLQEGPRKLSDAIGEAACRTALHVGAAAILAFTQSGSTAATVSRFRPRIPIYAVTPSAEVRRRLSLYSGVRSILVDFTGDTESQIHSVEEAVLKDGALKKSDIVIITMGSPVAAFGSTNLMKVHRLGTGQFYEIN, from the coding sequence ATGTTCCGCCATACCAAAATCATCGCCACCATCGGACCTTCCTGCGACACACGCGCGGACATCGAGCAGCTGATGCTTGCCGGGGCGGATGTTTTCCGCCTTAACTTCTCGCACGGCGAGCAGGAGCACAAAGCACATATCGTGCGGTCTATTCGCGAGCTGGCCGAATTTCACCAGACACCGGTGGCGATTCTGGGTGACCTGCAAGGCCCGAAAATCCGCACCGGGCGCATGCGGAACGGAGCGGTGACCCTTGAAAAAAATGCCACCACCGTGCTGACTGCCCGTGATATCGAGGGCGATGCGCAACATATTCCGGTCCTCTATTCTCATTTGGCCGAGGATGTCATGCCAGGCGCCCGGATCCTGCTCGATGACGGCCTGCTGGAACTGCAAGTGCTTGAAACAAACGCCGGCGAGGTGCGCTGTCGCGTGCTGACAGGCGGAATCCTGAAAGATCGCAAGGGCGTCAACATCCCCGGCGCCGGCCTGTCGGTGCCGGCCCTGACCGACAAGGATCGTGACGATATACTGTTCGCGCTGGACCAGGGTTTCGATTTTCTCGCTCTGTCCTTCGTGCGCAATGCCGCCGATCTGCGTCAGCTCAAAAGTCTGCTGCAGGAACATAACAGCGCGATGCCGGTTGTCGCCAAGATCGAGAAACCCCAGGCGGTCGAAGATTTCGAAGAGATCCTGCAGGAAGCCGACGCCATCATGGTGGCGCGAGGCGATCTGGGGGTGGAAATCAGTCCGGAGCAGGTGCCCCTGATCCAGAAACGCATCATCTGCCGCTGTCACGATGCCGGCAAACCCGTCATCACCGCGACCCAGATGCTTGAGAGCATGGTTCATAATCCCCGTCCAACGCGGGCCGAAACCTCCGATGTGGCCAACGCCATCCTGGACGGCACCGACGCTGTCATGCTGTCGGGCGAAACCGCCGCCGGCCGGTACCCCGTCCAGGCCGTGGAAATGATGGTGCGGGTGGCTAACAGCGTTGAGCGAGATCCCCTGTCGCAGCAGCGGCTGTTCAACAATTTCCCCCCTCTCCAGGAGGGCCCGAGAAAGCTCTCTGACGCCATCGGCGAAGCCGCCTGCCGCACCGCCCTGCATGTCGGGGCCGCCGCCATTCTGGCCTTCACCCAGAGCGGCTCGACGGCCGCCACGGTATCCCGCTTCCGCCCGCGGATCCCTATTTACGCCGTGACCCCCTCGGCTGAAGTGCGGCGGCGCCTGTCCCTGTATTCCGGGGTCCGCTCGATCCTTGTCGACTTCACCGGCGATACGGAATCCCAGATCCACTCGGTGGAGGAAGCGGTTTTAAAAGATGGCGCCCTTAAAAAAAGCGACATTGTCATTATCACCATGGGCAGCCCGGTAGCCGCCTTCGGCTCGACCAACCTGATGAAGGTGCACCGTCTGGGCACCGGCCAATTTTACGAAATAAACTGA
- a CDS encoding cytochrome C, with translation MNKWPWMLLPAAVVCGCAMLGAWKAIPPPGGCDQCHSVPINANWEVRATAVTLASESGREPWQKEASVLPPDIPPIQIQKVEGEPCFRCHKGPSRAHTERLGRYHH, from the coding sequence ATGAATAAATGGCCCTGGATGCTGCTGCCCGCCGCTGTTGTCTGTGGTTGCGCCATGCTGGGCGCATGGAAAGCCATCCCGCCACCCGGTGGCTGCGATCAGTGCCACAGTGTTCCGATCAATGCCAACTGGGAGGTAAGAGCCACTGCCGTCACCCTGGCAAGCGAATCGGGACGCGAACCCTGGCAGAAGGAAGCCTCGGTACTGCCCCCCGACATACCCCCCATACAAATCCAGAAAGTCGAGGGGGAGCCCTGTTTCCGCTGCCACAAAGGCCCCAGCCGGGCCCATACGGAACGTCTCGGGCGCTACCATCACTAA
- a CDS encoding AmiS/UreI family transporter, with protein sequence MTPALLVMISMMWIPLGMLFLGQGDAKSSGFTTGLVGILTIIGGFFQAAQGDLLTAAALLVFGLLYLQVAHALLTGVTDMRTVGWGAVTVGIVCLITALIVGSGYLFFMFITFVILCLAVFLNCYGKLSGKIVGYMLIVLALICLIYPAYALMGHYSLPF encoded by the coding sequence ATGACACCTGCGCTTCTGGTAATGATCAGCATGATGTGGATTCCCTTGGGGATGCTTTTTCTGGGACAGGGCGATGCCAAATCAAGCGGCTTTACAACCGGCCTGGTTGGCATCCTGACAATTATTGGCGGCTTTTTTCAGGCGGCTCAGGGTGATCTGCTGACCGCGGCGGCGCTGCTCGTGTTCGGCCTTCTGTATCTGCAGGTTGCCCATGCCCTGCTTACCGGCGTAACCGACATGCGCACCGTCGGTTGGGGAGCCGTCACGGTCGGCATCGTTTGCCTGATTACGGCCCTCATTGTCGGCTCGGGCTATCTGTTCTTCATGTTCATTACCTTCGTCATACTCTGCCTGGCTGTTTTCCTCAACTGCTACGGCAAGCTTTCCGGCAAGATTGTCGGCTACATGCTGATCGTTCTGGCGCTGATTTGTTTGATTTATCCGGCCTATGCCCTGATGGGCCATTACAGCCTGCCCTTCTGA
- a CDS encoding beta-ketoacyl-ACP synthase III: MDNSKRAMILGTGRAIPEKILTNADLEKMVDTTDAWIVERSGIRTRHIVEPGTPLSSLAAEAGRKALEDAGLAAKDVDLIILGTVTGDMKFPATACFVQTLLGAGNAAAFDLSAACSGFVYGLQLAQSLIQSGVHKHILVIGGEVLTSMVNWEDRNTCVLFGDGAGAVVLGPAREQRGILATDIGADGNFSGLLYNPGCGSLNPPTIENVQEKLHTMRMEGREVFRHAVLCMTRTMKKALKRAGLSIEDLDLVISHQANLRIIEALGKRLNLTEAQTYINVDRYGNTSAASIPIALDEARRNGQLKQGDLVGLVTFGAGFTWGSSIIRL; this comes from the coding sequence ATGGACAACAGCAAGCGCGCCATGATCCTCGGTACCGGCCGCGCCATCCCCGAAAAGATTCTGACCAATGCCGACCTCGAAAAAATGGTCGATACCACCGATGCCTGGATTGTCGAACGCTCCGGCATCCGCACCCGCCATATCGTCGAACCGGGCACGCCCCTTTCAAGCCTGGCCGCGGAAGCCGGCAGAAAAGCCCTGGAGGACGCCGGGCTTGCCGCCAAGGATGTGGATCTCATCATCCTCGGCACCGTCACTGGTGACATGAAATTTCCCGCCACCGCCTGCTTTGTGCAGACCCTTCTCGGTGCCGGTAACGCCGCTGCCTTTGACCTCAGCGCTGCCTGTTCCGGTTTTGTGTACGGCCTGCAACTTGCCCAGAGCCTGATCCAGTCCGGCGTTCACAAACATATTCTGGTGATTGGCGGGGAAGTTCTCACATCAATGGTGAACTGGGAAGACCGCAACACCTGCGTTCTGTTCGGCGACGGTGCCGGCGCCGTGGTGCTGGGACCGGCACGGGAACAACGCGGCATTCTTGCCACCGATATCGGTGCCGACGGCAACTTCAGCGGTCTGCTTTACAACCCGGGGTGCGGCTCCCTGAATCCTCCCACCATCGAAAATGTGCAGGAGAAACTTCATACGATGCGCATGGAAGGCCGCGAAGTCTTCCGGCATGCCGTGCTGTGTATGACCCGAACCATGAAAAAGGCCCTGAAACGTGCCGGCCTCAGCATCGAGGACCTGGACCTGGTCATCTCTCATCAGGCCAATCTGCGCATCATTGAAGCCCTCGGCAAACGACTCAACCTGACCGAGGCACAGACTTACATCAACGTCGACCGCTACGGCAACACCTCGGCCGCCTCCATCCCCATCGCCCTGGATGAAGCCCGCCGCAACGGACAACTCAAACAGGGCGACCTGGTTGGCCTGGTGACCTTCGGCGCCGGCTTCACCTGGGGATCGAGCATTATCCGGCTGTAA
- a CDS encoding mechanosensitive ion channel family protein encodes MKFTTFCCLLGACILLAAPAGADPQPTAAPAATVMPKVAEVYPRLAKLKEEKAALESRMERLGALDPVTQALAGLKSLPQQWAEREAILGPPREWSLDNLQQARVALIADRDRISRILDDLFMRLSEIEVLRDEWSNKRQFWDEWLNTLPAAGMQASAEAFSEARQTVETALNVLKQTAPQLFAMQQQLTALQIPVSDRIDHIEELLAVRKNQLFERSHPSFLNPDFYRQLHAGLFSSIGTGLTKLEFFNRAFWQSRGSQIALHLILATVIACLLRTHRKRHPQSPAAPFVSRHPFSTGLFLATIVFSPFYAHAPAGWMLILAGIAVFSAVPLIMEILDNPLQRQVVRLLALAYFLSLGVRTLSLPAPLYSLFIAGVCLSGGIALRWFAAQVRRDSPGRQQRFSTLLKLGAAFLGATFLILAAGYGNLAEHLLHAGLKTVFALLLAALLLRVLKNGLQLLGKLRFFKRQRFFRRHGQELQNRLWHLAPLVVGIQTALYLLVAWHFFDSVGEAWHAILTAGVVLGDKTVSVKMLLVGLSALYVAIFISWLLRSLLEEEVFPRRQVDRGVRDSINKLLNYAILAFGIFMALGLAGIDLKSFAVLAGALGIGIGFGLQNIVNNFISGLILLFERPIKIGDMIVLDGEWGTVRKIGLRSTTVETFDLSEVIVPNSLLVSEKVTNWTLSSEQSRIVVPVGVAYGSPLEKVLGILYDAAQVHPKVLDSPPPSAIFTAFGASSLDFELRVWATSVNDRLTIRNDLLLYIDRRFREEGVEIPFPQHDLHLRSVDAGIMRSLNLSGQPGKDG; translated from the coding sequence ATGAAATTTACAACCTTCTGCTGTCTGCTGGGCGCCTGCATACTGCTTGCCGCGCCGGCCGGAGCCGACCCCCAACCGACCGCCGCACCGGCGGCAACCGTGATGCCGAAAGTGGCGGAAGTCTATCCGCGCCTGGCAAAACTCAAGGAAGAAAAAGCGGCGCTGGAAAGCCGGATGGAGCGACTTGGCGCTCTCGATCCGGTCACTCAGGCCTTGGCCGGGCTGAAAAGTCTGCCGCAGCAATGGGCGGAGCGTGAGGCCATCCTCGGTCCGCCGCGGGAATGGTCGCTGGACAACCTGCAGCAGGCCCGCGTTGCCCTGATCGCGGACCGGGATCGAATCTCCCGGATACTCGACGATCTTTTCATGCGGTTGTCGGAAATCGAGGTGTTGCGGGATGAATGGAGCAATAAGCGGCAATTCTGGGATGAATGGCTGAATACCCTGCCCGCCGCCGGTATGCAGGCATCCGCCGAGGCATTTTCCGAAGCCCGCCAGACAGTGGAAACCGCACTCAATGTTCTTAAACAGACGGCACCGCAACTGTTTGCCATGCAACAGCAACTCACGGCACTGCAAATCCCCGTGTCCGACCGCATCGATCACATCGAAGAGCTTCTGGCGGTTCGGAAAAACCAGCTTTTTGAGCGTAGTCATCCCTCCTTTCTGAATCCCGATTTTTACCGGCAGCTTCATGCCGGCCTGTTCAGCAGCATCGGTACCGGATTGACGAAACTTGAGTTTTTCAACCGTGCATTCTGGCAAAGCCGGGGCAGCCAGATTGCCTTGCACCTGATTCTGGCGACGGTTATCGCCTGCCTTCTGCGCACTCACCGCAAACGCCATCCGCAAAGTCCGGCGGCCCCCTTTGTTTCGCGGCACCCGTTTTCGACGGGGCTGTTTCTGGCAACCATTGTGTTCAGCCCCTTTTATGCGCATGCCCCAGCCGGCTGGATGCTGATCCTGGCGGGCATCGCCGTGTTTTCAGCCGTACCCCTGATCATGGAAATTCTGGACAACCCGCTGCAACGGCAGGTTGTCCGGCTGCTGGCCCTGGCCTACTTTTTGTCTCTGGGGGTGCGCACCCTTTCGCTGCCTGCGCCCCTTTACAGTCTGTTCATTGCGGGCGTGTGCCTGTCCGGCGGCATCGCGCTGCGATGGTTTGCAGCGCAGGTCCGTCGCGACAGCCCCGGTCGCCAGCAGCGTTTCAGCACTCTCCTAAAACTTGGCGCGGCTTTTCTCGGAGCGACATTTCTGATCCTGGCGGCAGGCTATGGCAATCTTGCCGAACATCTGCTGCATGCCGGTTTGAAAACGGTTTTCGCCCTCCTTCTTGCGGCTCTGCTTTTGCGCGTGCTGAAAAACGGCCTGCAACTGCTCGGAAAGCTGCGTTTTTTCAAAAGGCAGCGGTTTTTCAGGCGCCACGGGCAGGAACTTCAGAACCGGCTCTGGCACCTGGCACCTCTTGTAGTCGGCATCCAGACCGCCTTGTACCTGCTGGTCGCCTGGCATTTTTTCGACAGTGTAGGTGAAGCCTGGCATGCCATTCTAACGGCAGGAGTCGTGCTGGGGGACAAAACGGTTTCCGTCAAAATGCTGCTGGTCGGCCTGAGTGCCCTGTATGTCGCCATCTTCATTTCCTGGCTGCTGCGCAGCCTTCTCGAAGAGGAGGTGTTCCCTCGCAGACAGGTGGATCGCGGCGTGCGCGATTCCATCAACAAACTGTTGAACTATGCCATTCTCGCCTTCGGCATCTTCATGGCCCTGGGCCTCGCCGGGATCGACCTGAAGAGCTTCGCGGTGCTCGCCGGCGCACTCGGCATCGGCATCGGTTTCGGTCTGCAGAACATCGTCAACAATTTCATCAGCGGCCTGATTCTTTTGTTCGAGCGGCCGATCAAGATTGGCGACATGATCGTTCTGGACGGAGAATGGGGCACGGTACGCAAAATCGGACTGCGCTCCACCACCGTTGAAACCTTCGACCTGTCGGAAGTCATCGTACCCAACTCCCTTCTGGTCTCGGAAAAGGTCACCAACTGGACCCTGTCCAGCGAACAGAGCCGCATCGTGGTGCCGGTCGGAGTCGCATACGGCAGTCCACTCGAAAAAGTGCTTGGCATTCTTTACGACGCGGCACAGGTTCACCCCAAGGTGCTTGATTCACCTCCGCCCTCTGCCATCTTTACGGCCTTCGGCGCCAGCTCCCTGGACTTTGAACTGCGCGTTTGGGCCACCTCCGTCAACGACCGCCTGACTATCAGGAACGATCTTCTGCTGTATATTGACCGGCGCTTTCGAGAGGAAGGGGTCGAAATCCCCTTCCCGCAGCACGATTTGCACCTGCGCTCGGTGGATGCCGGGATTATGCGGTCCTTGAACTTGTCCGGCCAACCCGGAAAAGATGGATGA
- the atpD gene encoding F0F1 ATP synthase subunit beta, with protein sequence MKAQAAPPGTVVAVRGGVIDARFENGLPALNALLRAGARDEVVVEVVLHLDDTHVRGNVLTPIQGLACGDAIRDSGAPLQAPVGEAILGRMFNVFGEPIDRRKAPENCSWRSVLAKPAELAKRSAAAEVFVTGIKAIDVLAPLERGGKAGLFGGAGVGKTVLITELIHNMVGQHEGVSLFCGIGERCREGEELYREMREAGVLDNTVMVFGQMNEPPGARFRVGLTALTMAEYFRDDLGRDVLLLIDNIFRFIQAGMEISGLLGLMPSRLGYQPTMGTELAELEERISSTRQAAITSIQAVYVPADDFTDPAAVHTFSHLSASIVLSRRRASEGLYPAIDPLASNSNMLNPRIVGERHYRLAQEIRRTLATYEELKDIIAMLGLEELSREDRHTVFRARRLERFLTQPFYTTEQFTGMQGRTVSLDAALDGCEAILDDEFSDAPEKLLYMIGDIEEARSRLRAREVGSQGAES encoded by the coding sequence ATGAAGGCACAGGCGGCACCACCAGGCACGGTTGTAGCTGTTCGAGGCGGGGTGATCGACGCGCGGTTCGAAAACGGTTTGCCGGCACTCAATGCGCTGCTGCGGGCGGGCGCCAGGGATGAGGTGGTGGTGGAAGTTGTGCTGCATCTCGACGATACCCATGTGCGTGGCAATGTGCTGACACCGATTCAGGGGCTGGCCTGCGGGGACGCCATCCGGGACAGCGGCGCCCCGCTGCAGGCACCGGTGGGCGAGGCGATTCTGGGGCGCATGTTCAACGTTTTCGGTGAGCCGATCGACCGCCGCAAAGCTCCCGAAAACTGCAGCTGGCGATCGGTGCTGGCCAAACCGGCCGAACTGGCGAAGCGATCCGCCGCCGCCGAGGTATTCGTCACCGGTATCAAGGCCATCGACGTGCTGGCGCCCCTGGAACGGGGCGGAAAGGCCGGGTTGTTCGGTGGTGCCGGCGTCGGCAAGACCGTACTGATTACCGAACTGATTCACAATATGGTTGGCCAGCATGAAGGGGTTTCGCTGTTCTGCGGCATCGGTGAACGGTGCCGTGAGGGCGAGGAACTCTACCGGGAGATGCGTGAAGCGGGGGTGCTCGACAATACGGTGATGGTCTTCGGCCAGATGAACGAGCCACCCGGTGCCCGCTTCCGCGTCGGATTGACCGCCCTGACCATGGCCGAATATTTTCGCGACGATCTGGGCCGGGACGTGCTGCTGCTTATCGACAATATTTTTCGTTTCATTCAGGCCGGCATGGAAATATCCGGCCTGCTGGGACTGATGCCATCGCGTCTCGGTTACCAGCCGACCATGGGTACCGAACTCGCCGAGTTGGAGGAGCGCATTTCCAGCACCCGCCAGGCGGCGATCACCTCGATTCAGGCGGTGTACGTGCCGGCCGACGACTTCACGGATCCCGCGGCCGTGCATACCTTTTCGCACCTCTCCGCGTCCATCGTGCTGTCGCGCCGGCGTGCCAGCGAGGGGCTCTACCCGGCTATCGATCCCCTTGCGTCCAATTCCAATATGCTCAATCCGCGCATTGTCGGCGAGCGGCATTACCGGCTGGCCCAGGAAATCCGCCGCACCCTGGCAACCTACGAAGAACTCAAGGACATCATCGCCATGCTCGGCCTGGAGGAATTGTCGCGGGAGGATCGCCACACCGTGTTTCGCGCGCGGCGTCTGGAACGGTTTTTAACCCAGCCGTTTTATACCACCGAGCAGTTCACCGGCATGCAGGGCCGTACCGTTTCTCTGGATGCCGCGCTGGACGGCTGCGAGGCGATTCTCGACGATGAGTTTTCCGACGCACCGGAAAAACTGCTTTACATGATCGGTGATATCGAGGAGGCCCGCAGCCGCCTGCGCGCGCGCGAAGTCGGCAGCCAGGGGGCTGAATCATGA
- a CDS encoding F0F1 ATP synthase subunit epsilon, giving the protein MRLQVQTPVGNVLDCVVIKVVSEGLRGAFCLRPRHVDLVTPLVPGLLYYELAEQDRGRYLAVDRGLLVKRDDLVSVAVRNAVAGENLEDLLEVVQSRFRNLDEQEKLVRSAMARLESDFLRRFMELS; this is encoded by the coding sequence ATGAGGCTTCAGGTACAGACGCCGGTGGGCAATGTCCTGGACTGTGTGGTGATCAAGGTGGTCAGCGAAGGATTGCGTGGCGCCTTCTGTTTGCGACCGCGGCATGTCGACTTGGTGACGCCGCTGGTTCCCGGCCTGCTTTATTACGAACTGGCGGAGCAGGATCGGGGCCGCTATCTGGCCGTGGACCGGGGGTTGCTCGTCAAGCGCGACGATCTGGTGTCGGTGGCGGTGCGCAATGCGGTTGCCGGTGAAAATCTGGAAGATCTGCTGGAGGTGGTGCAATCGCGGTTTCGTAATCTCGATGAACAGGAAAAACTGGTGCGCAGCGCCATGGCGCGCCTGGAATCGGATTTTTTACGGCGCTTCATGGAGTTGTCATGA
- a CDS encoding AtpZ/AtpI family protein has protein sequence MNDVKNRTSRPGQQSRDELRRQLAAKQQRKLRAQRQRERNAWFGLGMFGLVGWSVAIPAVGFTALGVWIDARHGGPYSWTLMLLVIGVGLGCLNAWFWISRERREIEAEHNRPQEEAPDDSD, from the coding sequence ATGAACGATGTCAAGAACAGAACCTCCCGGCCAGGCCAGCAGTCGCGGGATGAGTTGCGCCGCCAGCTGGCCGCCAAACAGCAGCGCAAGCTGCGCGCCCAAAGGCAGCGGGAACGCAACGCCTGGTTCGGCCTGGGCATGTTCGGCCTGGTTGGCTGGTCGGTGGCCATTCCGGCGGTCGGTTTTACCGCCCTGGGAGTGTGGATCGATGCCCGGCATGGCGGCCCCTATTCCTGGACCCTGATGCTGCTGGTTATCGGCGTCGGTCTCGGCTGTCTCAATGCCTGGTTCTGGATCAGCCGCGAACGCAGGGAGATCGAAGCCGAGCACAACCGGCCGCAAGAGGAGGCTCCGGATGACTCCGACTGA
- a CDS encoding ATP synthase subunit I — protein MTPTEPGRLFLALIAGLVLGGAYFGGLYLTVQRLARSSSPKLLLTVSFGVRLLTVLLAFYLLSAWGIWAMMIAMGGFMLARLLWLGMHFVGKKQK, from the coding sequence ATGACTCCGACTGAGCCGGGCCGACTGTTTCTGGCACTGATTGCCGGACTGGTGCTGGGGGGTGCTTATTTTGGCGGCCTGTACCTGACCGTGCAGCGCCTGGCTCGGTCCTCCTCGCCAAAACTGCTGTTAACGGTCAGTTTCGGGGTCCGCCTGCTGACGGTGCTCCTGGCGTTCTACCTGCTTTCCGCCTGGGGTATCTGGGCCATGATGATTGCCATGGGGGGATTTATGCTGGCGCGCCTGCTCTGGTTGGGCATGCATTTTGTCGGGAAAAAACAAAAGTGA
- a CDS encoding F0F1 ATP synthase subunit A: MEITPDIFIFWQGYGFKLNATIVVTWLNMALLTGGSWLITRRLRSDGGVSRWQNLLEVLVSGMESQIHDMGLTPPREFLPFLGSLFVFVLFSNLLSLIPGYMAPTGSLSTTAALAICVFVAVPLWGIQRRGLAGYLRLYIKPSVFMLPFNLMGEVSRTLALAVRLFGNVMSGSMIAGILLSIAPLFFPVLMQLLGMITGVIQAYIFAVLAAVYIAAAAQLEQQREERANT; encoded by the coding sequence ATGGAAATAACACCTGACATCTTCATTTTTTGGCAAGGGTACGGCTTTAAGCTCAATGCCACTATCGTTGTTACCTGGCTGAACATGGCGCTGCTGACAGGTGGCTCATGGCTGATCACACGGCGGTTGCGCAGCGACGGGGGGGTGTCGCGCTGGCAGAATCTGCTGGAGGTGCTGGTCTCCGGCATGGAAAGCCAGATACATGACATGGGGCTGACGCCGCCGCGCGAGTTTCTGCCGTTTCTTGGCAGCCTGTTTGTGTTTGTGCTGTTTTCCAACCTGCTGTCGCTCATCCCGGGTTACATGGCCCCCACCGGTTCCCTGTCGACAACCGCCGCGCTGGCGATCTGCGTGTTTGTCGCAGTCCCTTTGTGGGGGATTCAGCGCCGCGGCCTGGCCGGATACCTGCGGTTGTACATCAAGCCTTCGGTGTTCATGCTGCCTTTCAATCTCATGGGCGAGGTGTCCCGCACCCTGGCTCTGGCCGTGCGTTTGTTCGGCAACGTCATGAGCGGCAGCATGATCGCTGGCATCCTGCTGTCTATCGCGCCTCTGTTCTTCCCGGTGCTGATGCAGCTGCTGGGCATGATAACCGGGGTCATCCAGGCCTATATCTTCGCTGTTCTGGCAGCCGTCTATATCGCCGCCGCGGCGCAGTTGGAGCAGCAGCGGGAGGAAAGGGCCAATACCTGA
- a CDS encoding F0F1 ATP synthase subunit C has protein sequence MDYLAWVAVASILSSGICIGIGAIGPALGEGRALAQALSALAQQPDEANTITRTLFVGLAMVESTAIYCFVVSMILIFANPFWQFFLARAGEGG, from the coding sequence ATGGATTATCTTGCATGGGTGGCTGTAGCGTCCATTCTGTCTTCGGGGATCTGCATCGGTATCGGCGCCATCGGTCCCGCTCTCGGTGAGGGTCGAGCCCTGGCGCAGGCGCTGTCGGCGCTGGCGCAACAGCCGGATGAGGCCAACACCATCACCCGGACCCTGTTTGTGGGGCTGGCGATGGTTGAATCGACGGCTATTTACTGCTTCGTGGTTTCCATGATTCTGATCTTTGCCAATCCGTTCTGGCAGTTTTTCCTGGCAAGGGCCGGAGAAGGAGGCTGA